The Micromonospora sp. NBC_00421 genome contains a region encoding:
- a CDS encoding inositol monophosphatase family protein has translation MATGAELDDCRRVAEKAARLGGRELLLRFGDPGRIDYKTASTDLVSEADRASEARIVALLRARRPGDGILAEEGSDHVGGSGLRWVLDPLDGTVNYVAGMPFWCVSVACEEQTPDGWRPVVGVVHDPVHDETFCGVRGRGAFLNDVPLARPAGVALGEVVLATGYAYDVAHRRVQATVVTDLAGDVRGVRMLGSTALALAWIAAGRCDAYVEDRTFRWDWAAGLVIAVEAGAAVEVSGSRVLAAPPELIDGLRPRVAALG, from the coding sequence ATGGCCACCGGCGCCGAGCTGGACGACTGCCGGCGGGTCGCCGAGAAGGCGGCGCGTCTCGGCGGCCGGGAGCTGCTGCTGCGCTTCGGCGACCCCGGCCGCATCGACTACAAGACCGCCTCCACCGACCTGGTCAGCGAGGCGGACCGGGCCAGCGAGGCGCGCATCGTCGCGCTGCTGCGCGCCCGCCGGCCCGGCGACGGCATCCTCGCCGAGGAAGGCAGTGACCACGTCGGCGGTTCCGGGTTGCGCTGGGTGCTCGATCCCCTCGACGGCACCGTCAACTACGTCGCCGGGATGCCGTTCTGGTGCGTCAGCGTGGCCTGCGAGGAGCAGACGCCGGACGGTTGGCGGCCCGTCGTCGGGGTGGTCCACGACCCGGTGCACGACGAGACGTTCTGCGGCGTCCGGGGCCGGGGCGCGTTCCTGAACGACGTGCCGCTGGCTCGGCCCGCCGGCGTCGCGCTCGGCGAGGTCGTCCTCGCCACCGGGTACGCCTACGACGTCGCCCACCGCCGGGTGCAGGCGACCGTGGTCACCGACCTGGCCGGCGACGTACGCGGGGTGCGGATGTTGGGCTCGACGGCGCTGGCCCTGGCCTGGATCGCGGCGGGCCGCTGCGACGCGTACGTCGAGGACCGTACGTTCCGCTGGGACTGGGCGGCCGGTCTGGTGATCGCCGTCGAGGCCGGTGCCGCGGTCGAGGTGAGCGGCAGCCGGGTGCTCGCCGCCCCGCCGGAGCTGATCGACGGCCTGCGTCCTCGGGTCGCGGCGCTGGGTTGA
- a CDS encoding CHAT domain-containing protein, with protein sequence MPDSTGPGATTAQAALDAVQRYPPEAITIAHRVLASQTADDDERSTAERAIGLALRELNDLAGALRHLRRAVRVAGTPRTQALARMSLGYVLANAGRTAAALRAVTAALPQLTGADAGRARMQRGVVLHYRGRYAEAVRDYGIAIDIAQREGDPLLEARARNNRGLLHAHRGAPGGTDDDLSRAAAAFHRLGLDLAAADARWNSGIAAGQRGEIAVALRCFADVDEEYRRLAVPRPALLLDRFELLLSVPLLDEAVEVAAAAVRELHRRAMASDLAEAQLAQARAALLADDLDTATTAAAQARGGFRRQGRRTWAAFARHVELRAEFRRGTRTAALLTAMVRTADQLDATGWPGPALTTRIDAGLLAAASGRVDRAVALLDVAAQARRRGTAPRRAQGWYALGRSRRLTGDDPGAARALRRGLAVLDKHRTSLGATELRAHSGTYGQELAAEGLDMAVRAGSPARTLAWAERWRANTLRMRPALPPDDPDLFAALTELRLVSSLLEDAVLAGRPAHALRSRQARLERRIQDLARRVPGGSGVMAPPGVGMLAGRLGSRVLVELVAHDDRLRAVLVRDGRASLHDLGPLAEAVHLARWHRFALRRLVTTGDTTTARAGASHAAATLDHQLFDPLRRHLGDRPLVVVPVGALHAVPWSGLPTCAGRPVTVAPSATAWLRADGQPPSAGPSVLACGPRLPAGRTEVRRLAQVLPGATLLTGADATADALTAALDGAGLVHIAAHGTFRADNPQFSTLELADGPLFAYEWERVPRPPGCVVLSACDSGLTGVRPGDEVMGFAAVLLALGARCLIATVLPVPADPTTALMLDLHRRMRAGVRPAQALADAQQAFVTSGDSTARATAAAFVCLGAG encoded by the coding sequence ATGCCCGACAGCACCGGTCCCGGTGCCACGACGGCCCAGGCGGCACTCGACGCCGTCCAGCGATACCCACCCGAGGCGATCACGATCGCCCACCGGGTGCTCGCCAGCCAGACCGCCGACGACGACGAGCGCTCCACCGCCGAACGGGCCATCGGCCTGGCCCTGCGCGAGCTCAACGACCTGGCCGGCGCACTGCGCCACCTCCGCCGGGCGGTACGGGTCGCCGGCACCCCCCGTACCCAGGCACTGGCCCGGATGAGCCTCGGGTACGTGCTGGCCAATGCCGGTCGTACCGCTGCGGCGCTGCGGGCCGTGACCGCCGCGCTGCCCCAGCTCACGGGTGCCGACGCCGGCCGCGCCCGGATGCAGCGGGGGGTGGTGCTGCACTACCGCGGACGCTATGCCGAGGCGGTGCGCGACTACGGCATCGCCATCGACATAGCCCAACGCGAGGGCGACCCGCTGCTGGAGGCTCGCGCCCGCAACAACCGAGGACTACTCCACGCGCACCGGGGCGCCCCCGGCGGCACCGACGACGACCTCTCCCGGGCGGCGGCTGCCTTCCACCGGCTCGGACTCGACCTCGCGGCGGCGGACGCCCGCTGGAACAGCGGCATCGCCGCCGGGCAACGCGGCGAGATCGCCGTGGCGCTGCGCTGCTTCGCCGACGTCGACGAGGAGTACCGGCGGCTCGCCGTTCCCCGTCCGGCGCTGCTGCTGGACCGGTTCGAGCTGCTGCTGTCGGTGCCGCTGCTCGACGAGGCCGTCGAGGTCGCCGCCGCCGCCGTACGGGAGCTGCACCGCAGGGCGATGGCCTCGGACCTCGCCGAGGCACAGCTCGCCCAGGCGCGGGCCGCGCTGCTGGCCGACGACCTGGACACCGCCACCACGGCTGCCGCCCAGGCCCGGGGCGGCTTCCGGCGTCAGGGCCGCCGCACCTGGGCCGCCTTCGCCCGGCACGTCGAACTGCGCGCGGAGTTCCGCCGGGGCACCCGAACGGCTGCCCTGCTCACCGCGATGGTGCGGACGGCCGACCAACTCGACGCCACCGGCTGGCCGGGCCCGGCGCTGACCACCCGCATCGACGCCGGCCTGCTGGCCGCCGCATCGGGTCGCGTCGACCGGGCCGTGGCCCTGCTCGACGTGGCCGCCCAGGCCCGCCGTCGGGGCACCGCCCCCCGCCGCGCCCAGGGCTGGTACGCCCTGGGCCGGTCGCGTCGGCTCACCGGGGACGACCCCGGCGCGGCCCGCGCACTGCGCCGGGGACTGGCCGTACTCGACAAGCACCGCACGTCGCTCGGCGCCACCGAGCTACGCGCCCACAGCGGAACGTACGGACAGGAACTTGCCGCCGAGGGCCTCGACATGGCGGTGCGCGCCGGCTCCCCGGCCCGGACCCTGGCCTGGGCCGAACGGTGGCGGGCCAACACCCTACGGATGCGGCCGGCGCTGCCCCCTGACGACCCGGACCTGTTCGCGGCGCTCACCGAGCTCAGGCTCGTCAGTAGCCTGCTGGAGGACGCGGTGCTGGCCGGCCGACCGGCCCACGCCCTGCGCAGCCGGCAGGCCCGGCTGGAACGGCGCATCCAGGACCTGGCCCGGCGGGTGCCCGGGGGGAGCGGCGTGATGGCTCCGCCCGGCGTGGGCATGCTCGCCGGGCGGCTCGGCTCCCGCGTGCTGGTCGAGCTGGTCGCCCACGACGACCGGCTCCGGGCGGTGCTGGTCCGCGACGGCCGGGCCAGCCTGCACGACCTCGGCCCGCTCGCCGAGGCGGTGCACCTGGCCCGCTGGCACCGGTTCGCCCTGCGCCGACTGGTCACCACCGGCGACACGACCACCGCGCGGGCCGGGGCCAGCCACGCCGCGGCCACCCTCGACCACCAGCTCTTCGATCCGTTGCGGCGGCACCTCGGCGACCGCCCCCTGGTGGTCGTGCCGGTCGGGGCCCTGCACGCCGTACCGTGGTCGGGGTTGCCGACCTGCGCCGGACGTCCCGTGACGGTGGCCCCGTCGGCCACCGCCTGGCTCAGGGCGGACGGCCAGCCGCCGTCGGCCGGGCCCTCGGTCCTGGCCTGCGGGCCGCGCCTGCCCGCCGGCCGGACCGAGGTACGCCGACTCGCGCAGGTGCTGCCCGGGGCCACCCTGCTCACCGGTGCCGACGCCACCGCCGACGCGTTGACCGCGGCGCTGGACGGGGCCGGCCTGGTCCACATCGCCGCCCACGGCACCTTCCGCGCCGACAACCCGCAGTTCTCCACCCTGGAACTGGCCGACGGACCACTGTTCGCGTACGAGTGGGAGCGGGTCCCCCGTCCGCCCGGCTGCGTGGTGCTCTCCGCGTGCGACTCGGGGCTGACCGGGGTGCGTCCCGGCGACGAGGTCATGGGCTTCGCCGCCGTGCTGCTCGCCCTCGGCGCACGGTGCCTGATCGCCACCGTGCTGCCGGTGCCGGCCGACCCCACCACCGCGCTCATGCTGGATCTGCACCGACGGATGCGGGCCGGGGTCCGCCCGGCGCAGGCCCTCGCCGATGCCCAGCAGGCCTTCGTCACCTCCGGTGACAGCACCGCCCGGGCCACCGCGGCGGCGTTCGTCTGTCTCGGTGCCGGTTGA
- a CDS encoding S8/S53 family peptidase, which yields MPPSDQPSVPGPAGRLSRRRILALSALAAAAPFGVAPGPAAAAGDSDAAAYQKAFEAALAADQNVRRYTAPGREILYRPRQLLAADVDVQRVAAWLRAHDYPVTVGAGFAGVTRLSFDRETDIPGVVTKLRDPRQWPGQPVPAVQPHHVLIGLGNIMGNPGTPPRSAAALPPPDPTRLGEGTGVTVGICDTGIWRQAGGYHPQWLGGAYLPQLDDEDPLYVHTDVLAPQGGHGTFVAGVVRQAAPGVRVDPEQALDPTGVGDEETVVAALSRLAPQVSVFNLSLGGYTLDDQPSLPLANALAALPATSAVVAAAGNAGTSRPVWPAALDRVLAVAALSQTAGGLVPAVDSCFGPWVDACALGERHSTYVEGQLPLPGRPVRQFHGFAVWAGTSFATAHVSGRLAALMTAGGLSADAARTTLLAAASWHPDYGVFVG from the coding sequence GTGCCGCCGTCTGACCAACCTTCCGTGCCGGGTCCGGCCGGCCGGCTGTCCCGGCGGCGGATTCTCGCGCTGTCCGCGTTGGCGGCGGCGGCACCGTTCGGCGTCGCACCAGGCCCGGCTGCCGCTGCTGGCGATTCGGACGCCGCCGCCTACCAGAAGGCGTTCGAGGCGGCGCTGGCAGCCGACCAGAACGTGCGCCGGTACACCGCGCCGGGTCGGGAGATCCTCTACCGGCCCCGGCAACTGCTCGCCGCCGACGTCGACGTCCAACGGGTCGCCGCCTGGTTGCGTGCCCACGACTATCCCGTGACCGTCGGCGCCGGCTTCGCCGGTGTCACCCGGCTGTCGTTCGATCGGGAAACCGACATCCCCGGTGTCGTGACGAAACTACGCGACCCCCGACAGTGGCCCGGTCAACCGGTGCCGGCGGTGCAGCCGCACCATGTGCTGATCGGCCTGGGCAACATCATGGGAAACCCGGGTACGCCACCCCGCTCGGCTGCGGCGCTGCCGCCGCCCGACCCGACCCGGCTCGGCGAGGGCACGGGGGTCACCGTCGGCATCTGCGACACCGGGATCTGGCGGCAGGCCGGCGGCTACCACCCGCAGTGGCTCGGCGGCGCATACCTGCCGCAGCTCGACGACGAGGACCCGCTCTACGTCCACACCGACGTGCTCGCCCCGCAGGGAGGGCACGGCACCTTCGTCGCCGGCGTGGTCCGGCAGGCTGCGCCGGGGGTACGCGTCGACCCGGAGCAGGCCCTGGATCCGACAGGTGTGGGGGACGAGGAGACGGTGGTGGCCGCCCTGAGCCGGCTCGCGCCGCAGGTCTCCGTGTTCAACCTCTCGCTGGGGGGATACACCCTCGACGACCAACCCTCGCTGCCCCTGGCCAACGCGCTGGCGGCGCTGCCGGCGACGAGCGCGGTGGTCGCGGCGGCAGGCAACGCCGGCACCAGTCGTCCGGTCTGGCCCGCCGCCCTGGACCGGGTGCTGGCGGTCGCGGCGCTCAGCCAGACGGCCGGCGGTCTGGTGCCGGCCGTCGACAGCTGCTTCGGGCCCTGGGTGGACGCCTGCGCCCTCGGTGAACGCCACAGCACCTACGTCGAGGGGCAGTTACCGCTGCCCGGCCGGCCGGTACGGCAGTTCCACGGGTTCGCCGTCTGGGCCGGCACCTCGTTCGCCACCGCACACGTCTCCGGACGTCTCGCCGCCCTGATGACCGCCGGGGGCCTCAGCGCGGACGCGGCGCGCACGACCCTGCTCGCCGCGGCGAGCTGGCATCCCGACTACGGGGTGTTCGTCGGATGA
- a CDS encoding RNA polymerase sigma factor, with protein sequence MTGPSVTSLLSAAAGGDESAWAELVRRYTPLVYSVIRAYDLSRADAADVNQTVWLRLVEQLGRVREPEALPGWLATTTRRECYRLSRLSRRARPVDPYDDSLETWHGFSRELAAMAPAPDDELLRAERRQALREGFVQLPPRCQALLALLTADPPMSYREVAERLGIPVGSIGPTQARCLRRLRECPAIVGFVGASAIGTNGGESDGAVAAGR encoded by the coding sequence GTGACCGGTCCGAGCGTGACCAGCCTGCTGTCCGCCGCCGCCGGCGGGGACGAGTCGGCCTGGGCCGAGCTGGTGCGCCGGTACACCCCGCTCGTGTACTCGGTCATCCGGGCGTACGACCTCAGTCGGGCCGATGCGGCCGATGTCAACCAGACCGTCTGGCTCCGCCTGGTGGAGCAGCTCGGCCGGGTACGCGAACCCGAGGCGCTGCCGGGCTGGCTGGCCACCACGACCCGGCGCGAGTGCTACCGGTTGTCCCGCCTCAGCCGCCGGGCCCGGCCCGTCGACCCGTACGACGATTCACTCGAGACCTGGCACGGGTTCTCCCGGGAGTTGGCCGCGATGGCCCCAGCCCCGGACGACGAGTTGCTGCGCGCGGAGCGACGGCAGGCGTTGCGCGAGGGCTTCGTACAGCTTCCACCACGCTGTCAGGCGTTGTTGGCGCTGCTGACGGCCGACCCGCCGATGAGCTATCGGGAGGTCGCCGAGCGGTTGGGGATTCCGGTCGGCAGCATCGGACCCACCCAGGCCCGTTGCCTGCGTAGGCTGCGGGAATGCCCGGCGATCGTCGGGTTCGTCGGAGCATCCGCCATCGGTACGAACGGGGGTGAGTCGGATGGAGCGGTGGCCGCCGGTCGATGA
- a CDS encoding kinase produces MNDVIPTGSPGTILVCIRGNSGAGKSSIARQLRLRHGRGCALVEQDYLRRILLRERDRPGGLAPALIEQTVRMALDHGYHVILEGIMHAARYRRMLTSLRDGHRGRTLFVYLDVSLSETLRRHELRPQATEFTADNMRDWYAPRDVVGYDDEVVLPEVTSMEEAVLRIAITAGLPLTGRDADVPPATP; encoded by the coding sequence ATGAACGATGTGATCCCTACCGGCAGCCCCGGGACGATTCTGGTCTGTATCAGGGGGAACTCCGGTGCAGGCAAGAGCAGCATCGCCCGGCAGTTGCGGCTGCGGCATGGTCGTGGCTGTGCCCTGGTCGAGCAGGACTACCTACGCCGGATTCTGCTGCGGGAACGGGACCGGCCCGGTGGGCTCGCACCCGCCCTGATCGAGCAGACGGTCCGGATGGCCCTCGACCACGGCTACCACGTGATCCTCGAGGGGATCATGCACGCCGCCCGCTACCGTCGGATGCTCACCTCCCTACGCGACGGCCACCGCGGCCGTACGCTGTTCGTCTATCTCGACGTGTCCCTGTCGGAAACCCTGCGTCGGCACGAGCTGCGCCCGCAGGCCACGGAGTTCACGGCGGACAACATGCGTGACTGGTACGCCCCGCGCGACGTCGTCGGGTACGACGACGAGGTCGTCCTGCCCGAGGTGACCTCGATGGAGGAGGCCGTCCTCCGGATCGCCATCACCGCCGGGCTGCCCCTGACCGGACGTGACGCCGACGTTCCCCCCGCCACGCCCTGA
- a CDS encoding helicase-associated domain-containing protein has product MSPYDQLAGLDLPSLQVLEAASALGGAVTEAEVSALVGADATPYLQRATDAGLLGRLRSRFAVSGILREVFDRPLGVGPAAGQLAAVLNVEDLKVITGNLGLPTKGRKADLLEALAEFFLHPDNVHALVKRMPAATRSLVQEADREGGRIRRYGGSGIAHRIRYQPRYRQVHPLDWAEEHGLVYRVTWEDYQLAGQVALALRGVDYRAPFQPQEPPVAWHTPEPVTVRRDAQAQGIAVVGLLAALLDGAGREPLATVKAGGVGVRELNRTAKALGVTTPTVRLLLAVATEAGLAELGTRVIPTAGYDRWLTRGLDRRLAVLLTAWRDLDYLPSSQTGPWMPEYDEAWSAHARLAALRALGHRATTNLDQAAQWTWWRQPLTFGSATTVRGLLDEATTLGVLGAGAVSPAGQALLADADVVEAVGDLGEVTPTARLQADLTAVVAGTPSPELAELLGATAVVESRGTATTWRFNPATVRGAYDAGWTRQRLTKALTKIAEGGLPQPLAYLLADVARQHGSVRVSPVVSTLVSDDTVLLAQICADKRLGPLHLRLLAPTVLASQATTADTTAALRKAGYAPRQQHVDGRDVIEKTRRHRA; this is encoded by the coding sequence GTGAGTCCGTATGACCAGCTTGCTGGCCTCGACCTGCCGAGTCTCCAGGTGTTGGAGGCGGCGTCGGCGCTGGGCGGCGCGGTCACCGAGGCGGAGGTGTCGGCGTTGGTCGGTGCCGACGCGACGCCCTATCTGCAGCGTGCCACCGATGCGGGGCTGCTCGGGCGGCTGCGGAGCCGGTTCGCGGTGAGCGGCATCCTGCGAGAGGTCTTCGACCGTCCGCTGGGTGTCGGCCCCGCCGCAGGTCAGCTCGCCGCGGTGCTGAACGTCGAGGACCTGAAGGTGATCACGGGCAACCTGGGGTTGCCCACGAAGGGCCGCAAGGCGGACCTGCTGGAGGCGCTGGCGGAGTTCTTCCTCCACCCGGACAACGTGCACGCTCTGGTCAAGCGGATGCCGGCCGCGACCCGGTCGCTGGTGCAGGAGGCCGACCGTGAGGGCGGGCGGATCCGCCGCTACGGCGGCAGCGGCATTGCCCACCGCATTCGGTACCAACCCCGCTACCGGCAGGTGCATCCGCTGGACTGGGCCGAGGAGCACGGGTTGGTCTACCGCGTCACCTGGGAGGACTACCAGCTGGCGGGTCAGGTCGCGCTCGCGCTGCGAGGCGTGGACTACCGGGCGCCGTTCCAGCCGCAGGAACCGCCTGTCGCCTGGCACACCCCGGAACCGGTGACCGTACGCCGCGACGCCCAGGCACAGGGCATCGCCGTGGTCGGATTGTTGGCGGCGCTGCTGGACGGGGCGGGACGCGAACCGCTGGCCACGGTCAAGGCCGGTGGCGTCGGCGTGCGGGAGCTGAACCGGACGGCGAAGGCGCTCGGTGTGACGACACCGACGGTACGACTGCTGCTGGCCGTCGCCACGGAGGCCGGGCTGGCCGAACTCGGCACACGCGTGATCCCGACGGCCGGGTACGACCGCTGGCTCACCCGTGGTCTGGACCGCCGGCTCGCGGTGCTCCTCACGGCATGGCGCGACCTGGACTACCTGCCGTCGTCGCAGACCGGGCCATGGATGCCGGAATACGACGAGGCCTGGTCGGCGCACGCGCGGCTGGCCGCGCTGCGGGCATTGGGCCACCGGGCGACGACGAACCTCGATCAGGCGGCTCAGTGGACCTGGTGGCGCCAGCCGTTGACTTTCGGAAGCGCCACCACCGTACGCGGCCTGCTGGACGAGGCCACCACCCTGGGAGTCCTCGGCGCGGGCGCTGTCAGCCCCGCCGGCCAGGCGCTGCTCGCCGACGCGGACGTCGTCGAGGCCGTCGGCGACCTGGGCGAGGTCACCCCTACCGCCCGGTTGCAGGCGGACCTGACCGCGGTCGTGGCCGGAACACCAAGCCCAGAGCTGGCAGAGCTCCTCGGTGCCACCGCCGTCGTCGAGTCCCGCGGCACCGCCACGACCTGGCGCTTCAACCCGGCTACGGTACGCGGCGCGTACGACGCCGGCTGGACCAGGCAGCGCCTGACGAAGGCCCTGACGAAGATCGCCGAAGGCGGGCTGCCGCAACCACTTGCCTATCTGCTCGCCGACGTCGCCCGCCAACACGGGTCGGTACGCGTCTCGCCAGTGGTCAGCACCCTGGTCAGCGACGACACCGTGCTGCTGGCGCAGATCTGTGCCGACAAGCGGCTGGGCCCGCTCCACCTGCGTCTGCTCGCCCCGACCGTGCTGGCCAGCCAGGCCACCACGGCCGACACGACAGCCGCTCTCCGCAAGGCCGGCTACGCGCCCCGCCAGCAGCACGTCGACGGCCGGGACGTCATCGAGAAGACCCGCCGTCACCGCGCGTGA